The following are encoded in a window of uncultured Sphaerochaeta sp. genomic DNA:
- a CDS encoding WecB/TagA/CpsF family glycosyltransferase: protein MSKDLELLGLSITNITKEEALDRIDATNEGLHTMHFVNAHCINVAAKDAAYHAILAKADALFADGSGIRLAGSTLGCPIVDNVNGTDLFPLLCSRFAKTGKRIFLLGSAPGVAEKAARWAEEYTGSSIIAGTYHGYFKSAEESSVIEAINASGADLLLVALGVPRQEKWIESVRSLLQVPLCMGVGALFDFYSGTVSRAPLWMRKIGLEWVWRLLLEPGRMWRRYIVGNVVFIVRLMKLKIRQGRRSG from the coding sequence ATGAGCAAAGATCTGGAACTTCTTGGACTTTCCATTACCAACATCACCAAGGAAGAGGCTCTCGATCGCATTGATGCAACAAACGAGGGCCTGCATACCATGCACTTTGTGAATGCCCATTGTATCAACGTGGCTGCCAAGGATGCAGCGTATCATGCTATTCTTGCTAAAGCAGATGCCCTTTTTGCGGATGGTTCGGGTATTCGCCTTGCAGGTTCAACGCTTGGCTGCCCCATTGTCGATAATGTGAATGGAACTGATCTGTTTCCACTCCTCTGTTCACGATTTGCCAAGACAGGGAAGCGTATATTCCTTCTGGGTTCTGCTCCCGGGGTTGCTGAGAAAGCAGCTCGTTGGGCAGAGGAGTATACCGGCTCTTCCATTATTGCTGGCACGTATCATGGCTATTTCAAGTCAGCAGAGGAATCATCTGTGATCGAGGCAATCAATGCAAGTGGTGCTGACCTCCTGCTTGTTGCACTCGGTGTACCGCGCCAGGAGAAGTGGATAGAGTCAGTTCGATCCCTGTTGCAGGTCCCCCTCTGCATGGGCGTAGGGGCCCTGTTCGACTTCTATTCGGGCACGGTGAGCCGCGCACCGCTTTGGATGCGGAAAATTGGTTTGGAATGGGTCTGGCGTCTGCTCTTGGAACCCGGTAGAATGTGGCGCAGATATATTGTTGGGAATGTGGTGTTTATCGTCCGCCTTATGAAGTTGAAAATCAGGCAAGGAAGAAGGAGTGGATGA
- a CDS encoding NDP-sugar synthase, protein MDEAMNVVCDFTDSPSLSSSGSELDTLTCFLPIMGKPFLHHLLGYIARLGAKNLAIFLSDDAEKFEQFIGDGERWGIAVTYHLVKRGVSVKDRVAKASPFSGDEPLLWCNARYLPCLKETHLKDPARFLTREDEETGWFYSNDTEPSSLPSTQLEALCVTDAKAYLKTVENVLSRNGGTLIVLGKELREGVWVGAGTKMHPSCTIIAPVYIGSQVNLGENTVIGPRCEIGDGCIIDDGSSIIESSVLSGSYVGKNLEVRRCVVNQNTIFNVALDSAYVASDAILTSSVEQEERSHNLLRVSLASRFIALILALLTSPILLVLLGINRFVYRRKREKLSVLAIPQIDEGKKRTITISTLRRRSEKKGGIRWHARWILLLGLWQVVLGKARFCGVPFRTIEDFEKLSKEWQQLYLSSKPGIITEADILYEEYPEEEMLFSSEMYYHVVDSFSYNAKLIARYIKGLFR, encoded by the coding sequence GTGGATGAAGCAATGAATGTAGTATGTGATTTTACCGATTCTCCGTCGCTTTCCTCTTCGGGGAGTGAGCTTGATACATTGACCTGTTTTCTCCCCATCATGGGTAAACCATTCCTTCATCATCTCCTCGGATACATTGCTCGTCTTGGTGCAAAAAATCTGGCAATTTTCCTCTCTGATGATGCTGAGAAGTTTGAGCAGTTCATCGGGGATGGCGAGCGGTGGGGGATTGCTGTTACCTATCACTTGGTCAAACGGGGTGTTTCGGTCAAGGATCGGGTTGCAAAAGCTTCTCCATTTTCAGGTGATGAGCCTCTTCTCTGGTGCAATGCTCGCTACCTTCCTTGCTTGAAAGAGACCCATCTCAAAGACCCTGCAAGATTCCTCACACGTGAGGATGAGGAAACTGGTTGGTTTTACAGCAATGATACCGAGCCGTCTTCGCTTCCCTCCACCCAGCTTGAAGCGCTCTGTGTTACCGATGCCAAGGCATATTTGAAGACAGTGGAGAATGTCCTCTCCAGAAATGGAGGGACCTTGATCGTACTGGGCAAGGAACTACGTGAGGGTGTTTGGGTAGGAGCAGGTACCAAGATGCATCCCTCCTGCACAATTATCGCACCGGTTTACATCGGCAGCCAGGTCAATCTTGGGGAGAATACCGTAATCGGTCCCCGTTGTGAGATAGGGGACGGGTGTATCATTGATGATGGAAGCAGTATCATTGAATCCTCAGTGCTTAGTGGCAGCTATGTGGGAAAAAACCTTGAGGTACGCCGTTGTGTCGTCAATCAGAACACCATTTTCAATGTTGCTTTGGATAGCGCGTATGTAGCCAGTGATGCAATTCTGACATCCTCGGTTGAGCAGGAAGAACGATCACATAATCTGCTCAGGGTGAGTTTGGCATCTCGCTTTATTGCGTTAATCCTGGCACTCCTTACCTCCCCGATACTGTTGGTATTGCTTGGTATCAATCGGTTTGTATACCGTCGAAAGCGTGAGAAACTCTCAGTCTTGGCAATTCCCCAAATCGATGAAGGAAAGAAGCGGACCATTACCATCTCTACCCTCCGCAGACGTTCCGAGAAAAAGGGAGGGATCAGGTGGCACGCCAGGTGGATCCTTCTGCTTGGGCTCTGGCAAGTGGTTCTAGGGAAAGCACGTTTCTGCGGGGTACCGTTTCGTACCATCGAGGATTTTGAAAAATTATCCAAGGAGTGGCAACAGCTCTACCTTTCCAGCAAGCCAGGCATCATCACTGAGGCAGATATCCTCTATGAAGAGTATCCTGAGGAGGAGATGCTCTTCTCCTCAGAGATGTACTACCATGTTGTCGATTCCTTCTCTTACAATGCGAAGCTGATAGCCCGCTATATCAAAGGTTTGTTCAGGTAA